The following are from one region of the Dermacentor albipictus isolate Rhodes 1998 colony chromosome 5, USDA_Dalb.pri_finalv2, whole genome shotgun sequence genome:
- the LOC135906912 gene encoding sulfotransferase 1C4-like isoform X1 — MAMKQQYPENSNEQRKNAACKIHSDNLKRWQVLSCIYFWRSKMAVVDVRLPNGPLYQDMDGVIRLSRNFTVEMLRSALNYKPQPDDKFVVTYPKCGTTWTQHIGFLIFNKGVPPSSGLEFFNRSPFIEMLGADSVRDMTRPGVIKTHLPYHLMPTHPQAKYLYVCRNPKDTCVSFFYHTQGFTGYDFADGKFDDFFEIFVSGETDYGDYFDHVLAWYEHRNDPNVLFLHYEDMKAQPRDSVLKMAEFFDEAYHKLLLHNEDILQNVIKYSDVKSMKDYASRNFATFFTKPIEGEAPEGLKVLHEASQKNPSTASFIRKGIVGDWKSHFSPEQNARLEKKILERLSNTDLVDAWRKHGVM; from the coding sequence ACAACCTCAAAAGGTGGCAAGTTCTCAGCTGCATATACTTTTGGAGATCCAAAATGGCTGTTGTCGACGTACGCCTCCCCAATGGTCCACTGTACCAGGATATGGACGGCGTAATACGCCTCAGCCGAAACTTCACTGTCGAGATGCTGCGCTCCGCGCTCAACTATAAGCCGCAGCCAGACGACAAGTTCGTCGTCACGTATCCAAAGTGCGGGACAACCTGGACACAACACATTGGCTTCTTGATCTTCAACAAAGGCGTCCCCCCTTCGAGTGGCCTGGAGTTCTTCAACAGAAGCCCCTTTATCGAGATGCTCGGCGCCGACAGTGTGCGGGACATGACACGTCCCGGAGTGATCAAGACGCACCTTCCTTACCACCTCATGCCCACGCACCCACAGGCCAAGTACCTCTACGTATGCCGCAATCCTAAGGACACTTGCGTGTCCTTTTTCTACCACACACAAGGTTTCACCGGATACGACTTCGCGGACGGCAAGTTCGACGACTTCTTCGAGATATTTGTGTCCGGTGAGACAGACTACGGGGACTACTTTGACCACGTCCTGGCTTGGTACGAGCATCGCAACGACCCGAACGTCCTCTTCCTGCACTACGAAGACATGAAGGCACAGCCACGGGACAGCGTGCTCAAGATGGCCGAGTTCTTCGACGAGGCCTACCACAAGTTGCTGCTACACAACGAGGACATCCTCCAGAACGTGATCAAATACAGCGACGTCAAATCCATGAAGGACTATGCCTCGCGGAATTTCGCAACCTTCTTCACAAAACCAATAGAAGGGGAAGCGCCCGAGGGCCTCAAGGTCCTTCACGAGGCCTCACAAAAGAATCCCTCCACTGCCAGCTTCATTCGCAAGGGTATCGTCGGAGACTGGAAAAGCCATTTCTCGCCAGAACAGAATGCAAGGCTAGAGAAAAAGATCTTGGAGCGCCTGTCGAATACGGACTTGGTGGACGCGTGGCGAAAGCACGGTGTTATGTAG
- the LOC135906912 gene encoding sulfotransferase 1C4-like isoform X2, giving the protein MAVVDVRLPNGPLYQDMDGVIRLSRNFTVEMLRSALNYKPQPDDKFVVTYPKCGTTWTQHIGFLIFNKGVPPSSGLEFFNRSPFIEMLGADSVRDMTRPGVIKTHLPYHLMPTHPQAKYLYVCRNPKDTCVSFFYHTQGFTGYDFADGKFDDFFEIFVSGETDYGDYFDHVLAWYEHRNDPNVLFLHYEDMKAQPRDSVLKMAEFFDEAYHKLLLHNEDILQNVIKYSDVKSMKDYASRNFATFFTKPIEGEAPEGLKVLHEASQKNPSTASFIRKGIVGDWKSHFSPEQNARLEKKILERLSNTDLVDAWRKHGVM; this is encoded by the coding sequence ATGGCTGTTGTCGACGTACGCCTCCCCAATGGTCCACTGTACCAGGATATGGACGGCGTAATACGCCTCAGCCGAAACTTCACTGTCGAGATGCTGCGCTCCGCGCTCAACTATAAGCCGCAGCCAGACGACAAGTTCGTCGTCACGTATCCAAAGTGCGGGACAACCTGGACACAACACATTGGCTTCTTGATCTTCAACAAAGGCGTCCCCCCTTCGAGTGGCCTGGAGTTCTTCAACAGAAGCCCCTTTATCGAGATGCTCGGCGCCGACAGTGTGCGGGACATGACACGTCCCGGAGTGATCAAGACGCACCTTCCTTACCACCTCATGCCCACGCACCCACAGGCCAAGTACCTCTACGTATGCCGCAATCCTAAGGACACTTGCGTGTCCTTTTTCTACCACACACAAGGTTTCACCGGATACGACTTCGCGGACGGCAAGTTCGACGACTTCTTCGAGATATTTGTGTCCGGTGAGACAGACTACGGGGACTACTTTGACCACGTCCTGGCTTGGTACGAGCATCGCAACGACCCGAACGTCCTCTTCCTGCACTACGAAGACATGAAGGCACAGCCACGGGACAGCGTGCTCAAGATGGCCGAGTTCTTCGACGAGGCCTACCACAAGTTGCTGCTACACAACGAGGACATCCTCCAGAACGTGATCAAATACAGCGACGTCAAATCCATGAAGGACTATGCCTCGCGGAATTTCGCAACCTTCTTCACAAAACCAATAGAAGGGGAAGCGCCCGAGGGCCTCAAGGTCCTTCACGAGGCCTCACAAAAGAATCCCTCCACTGCCAGCTTCATTCGCAAGGGTATCGTCGGAGACTGGAAAAGCCATTTCTCGCCAGAACAGAATGCAAGGCTAGAGAAAAAGATCTTGGAGCGCCTGTCGAATACGGACTTGGTGGACGCGTGGCGAAAGCACGGTGTTATGTAG